Genomic DNA from Corynebacterium diphtheriae:
ATTGTTGAGCACAACTCTGACACGGCTTTCTCGGTCACTGGAGATCCGCAGATCGATTGGGGATGGGAGAAACGCAAGCAACCGGAGTAACAGGGGGTACGACGCAATTCGAGCACACTGTAACGGAAAGTGTCTTGGGATCGTTGTGAGCACAAACGTACTAAGCCACAATGGCGGTATCTCAACATTTGAGTACAGTTGCACATATGTTCCCGCAAAATAAATGGCACCGATCTCAAAAAAATAAATGCATAGCAGGGGTCTGTGCCGGGATAGCTGAAGTATATGAAACCTCTGCAAATACCGTCAGGATTATTTACGTAATCGCTACGCTCTGCGGAGTTCCCCTGGTTGCCGTCTACCTATTGCAATGGCTCATCTACCCAAAGCGATAAGTTGCAGCTAAAGATATGGAAACCCACTTTCGTTACTATCGTTTCCGCTTCTTCTTGTGCTTGTGCCGAGAGCCACTAAAAAGCCTACACCCGACCTCTTGTTGGCGCGTGAACAAACGGCTCATCCCGTTACCTTGTGGGTGTCCCCCAGCTGACCAGCGCCACCGAAGAAAAACATCGCCCTTGTAGCTTTGCCAAACACCCTAGCATTGAAACTGTAACGAACGTTCGGTATTGTTTCAAGCATGACTTCGCACAGCACCCCCACAGGAGAAAAGTCTGCAGGACTTAAGTCCCACGACCAGCGGTGGATTTTTCTTGGAATCATCTCACTTGGTCTGTTCGTCGTCGGCGCAGATAACTCGGTGCTTTATACGGCTCTGCCCGCGCTCCATGTACATCTTCATACTTCGGAGCTCGAAGGCCTGTGGATCATCAATGCTTACTCGCTGGTGCTCGCAGGACTTCTACTTGGAACTGGCACTCTTGGTGACAAAATTGGTCATCGCCGCATGTTCGAAATCGGACTTTCAGTATTTGCAGGTGCTTCGATCCTGGCAGCTGTATCGCCCAACGCTGCAACGCTGATCACAGCTCGCGCACTACTAGGGATAGGCGCATCAAAGATGATGCCCGCCTCACTAGCACTACTGAGAATTACTTTTACCGATATTCGTGAACGCAACACTGCCATTGGCATTTGGGGAGCAGTTGCAACACTCGGTGCCGCTTTAGGGCCAGTTCTTGGCGGATTTCTCTTAGAGCATTACTACTGGGGATCGATCTTTCTCATCAACGTTCCGGTCGTCATCATCGCACTGGTAGGTACGTACTTCATGGCACCGAAAAACCGGCCTAATCCACAGCGAAGCTGGGATTTCCTTTCCTCAATGTTCGCAATGTTTTTCATGGTGGGACTTGTGCTCCTCATCAAAGAATGTGCTCACACGCCAATATCTTTCGCCATGCTCGCATTGGGGTTTGCTTTGATGGCTGTAGGTGCCGCTCTCTTTTGGTGGCGCCACTTACACCTCGACGAGCCGCTACTTCGGTTCGGAGTTTTCCGAAATTCCCTCTTCAGTGCGGGAGTATTGGCAGCAACCTGTGCGATGTTAATTCTGTCTGGCACCGAGCTTCTTACCACCCAACGTTTCCAGCTGGCAGAAGGTTTTACGCCACTTCAAGCAGGTCTACTTTCTGCAGCTACTGCGCTTGCAGCTTTCCCCAGTTCCATTGGCGGTGGCGCAATCCTGCACAAGGTGGGATTCCGTCCCCTTATTAGCGGCGGATTCTTGGTCATGTGTACGGGAGGTGCCCTCACAGCGTTTTCGGTTCCCCACAATACTTTCCCTCTCTTGATCACTGGTTTATTGCTGTGCGGTTTCGGAGCCGGCATGGTGATGTCAGTGTCATCCACGGCTGTGATCGGATCAGCACCATCTCGTGATTCTGGAATGGCCTCTGCAATGGAAGCAGTAAGTTACGAATTTGGTTCCCTCATTTCTGTGGCTCTGTTCGGTTCGCTTTTCAGCTTCTTCTACAGCGTTAACGCTCCAGAAGAAATAGCCGCTTCCTTTGATCAAGGACTCCATCATCCAGAGCTTCATATCAATGCCCGCCTTTTAATGAACGAGTCCTATGCCACCGTGATCTGGATAGCAGCCGCGATTGGGCTCGCCTGCGCCTTAGCTACTGCATGGCTACTTCGCAACAACCCTAAGGAAACTGAATATGCGCACGAATAAGAAACAACAATTACTGGCAACCGCTATGGATATTGTGGAATCCGATGGGTTACAAGGACTCACCTATGATTCCCTGAGTACGGCTACTGGTACCTCAAAATCCGGATTGATCTATCATTTCCCGTCCCGGCGCGCACTAGAAGTCGAGCTCAACAAATACTCTGCTAGCTTGTGGACCCAAGCGTTGGAGGACATTGCCGGCGCTCCCCCACAACAACTGGATTTACCGTTGCGTTTAAAAGCGATTGTGATCAATCAATCGACGTCAGCCCGACGCGCTGATTTATTTCTTACACTGCAGTCTCTCCCAGATCCAGAGATTCGACGCATTTGGACAGATGCGTGGCAGCCTTGGTCAGAGGGTATTGCAGAAAATTCCGCAGCATTATTCATTCTCACGCTTGCCGACGGCCTCTGGACGAGCGATCACGTAAATCCCACCCCGTTGAGTGCCACGGAACGACAGCTCATTGTGGAACAAGCATGTGCATTTATCGATTCCGTGCAATGGGACAGCGGTCGATTACCGGCACATGTCGATATTGTTTTCCCCTCATACTCGTTCCGCAGCACTTCAGATTCTCTTTCTCCTTCAGGGCTTGAGTAGAAGATTGCTAAGGTAATCGAGTCTGCAACTGGTTACACATTCAAGGAGACCCCTCTTGTCCGCAGCTCCCGTCCATCCCGTGGACGCAGTTCCCGCAGCACCCAAGCTCGTAGCTTTGGGATTGCAGCATGTTCTAGCGTTCTACGCTGGCGCTGTCATCGTCCCTCTTCTCATCGCAGCATCGCTTAATCTCGATACTGCAACTACTATCCACCTGATCAACGCAGATTTGCTGACATGTGGCATTGCAACATTGATCCAATCGGTAGGCATTGGCAAGCACGTCGGTGTGCGCTTGCCGATCGTTCAAGGCGTGACCACCACAGCAGTGGCACCGATCATCGCAATTGGTTTGGGTGTTACTGATGGCCAAGGTGGCGTCGAATCGCTTCCTACCGTCTACGGTGCCGTCATCGTCGCCGGTTTGTTTACTTTCTTTGCCACCCCTGTCTTTGCTAAGTTCCTTCGGTTCTTCCCACCAGTAGTTACCGGATCAGTGCTGTTGGTCATGGGTACGTCCCTTTTGGCGGTGTCAGCAAATGACTTCATTAACTACGCTGAAGCTCAGCCAGAAACCCGCGATCTTTTCTATGCTTTTGGCACTCTCGCAGTTATCATCTTGGCGCAGCGATTCTTCCGAGGATTCTTGGGCACGCTCGCAGTCCTCATCGGCCTTGTTAGCGGCACGGTTGTTGCGCTGCTTTTGGGCCACGCCAACCTGGATGAAGTGGGCAATGCAGCTGCATTCGGCATTACAACGCCGTTCTACTTTGGCATGCCGCAGTTCAACATCACCGCGTGTTTCTCCATGATCATCGTCATGATCATCACCATGGTGGAAACCACCGGTGACGTATTTGCTACTGGCGAGATCGTGAAAAAGCGCATCCGCAAGTCTGATGTGCAGCGAGCCCTGCGCGCCGATGGCCTTTCCACCTTCTTAGGTGGTGTGATGAACTCCTTCCCATACACGTGCTTTGCTCAAAACGTCGGCCTCGTTCGCATCACTGGTGTGAAGTCCCGCTGGGTTGCAGCCTCTGCAGCTGGCTTCATGATTATCCTCGGCCTATTGCCTAAAGCTGGTGCCGTTGTTGCGTCGATTCCTTCCCCAGTATTGGGAGCTGCGTCCCTCGCGCTGTTCGCCAATGTTGCTTGGGTGGGTTTGCAGACCATCGCCAAAACCGACCTAGCAGATAGCCGTAACGCAGCGATCGTTACCACTGCTTTGGGATTAGCAATGCTGGTTACCTTCAAGCCATCGGTTGCAGAAGCATTCCCTGAATGGGCACGTATCTTCGTTTCTTCTGGCATGTCCATCGGTGCTATCACCGCTATCTTGCTGAACTTATTGTTCTTCCACGTAGGAAAGCAGTCGGGTTCTGCGGTTGCGCGCAACGTTTCCGGCGACGGTATAACGCTCGATGAGATCAACGCATTGGACCGCGATGAGTTCGTAGCAACTTTGCGCCCACTGTTTAACAAAGAGACGTGGCCACTGGAGCAAGCATGGGAATCCCGTCCATTCACAGATGTCCATGAGTTGCGCGAAGCTATCCAGGTGGCAGTACTTACCGCACCTAGCGAACAACGCGACGCACTCATCCACGACTACCCAGACACCTCAGCAGTTCTACTGGCAACCGATGCCGAATCTCGAGCAATCAGCGCTGACCGTGGATCGTTGGGAATCAATGAACTCGACGATGTGGAAACGCAGCAGGTTCTGGAGCTCTCCAAGGAATACCGCGAACGCTTCGGCATGCCGTTCGTGTACTTCCTCGACACCAACGACACCGTCGCCTCCATCGTCAACGCTGGTCTACGTCGTCTAGCAAACTCCGATGTGCAAGAGCACCGAGTAGCTCTCACCGAAATCGTCGAGATCGCCAACGACCGCTTCGATATTCTTCTCGCCGATGCCAACCCAGTGCGATCAGCATGGGATCGCAAATTTACTGAAGTCGAGTAGAAACAACAACCCCCACCATTGCTTTCGCAATGGCTGAAACCAGCACGAGCAGAAAGCAAGGTGGGGGTTTGCTGGCTCTTCCGGTTTTAGAGTGCATTGATTAGCTCGCCGGGGTTCGGGCGTGGCACAAGATACTAGGGCCCTTACCATCTGCCGTACCGCAGAACATGGCGATGTCACCGTCATCGAAGCCGAGCCCATCAAGCCCATCAATGAATGCCCCACGTGCGGGCAGCCAAGAAAACCATGAACAAGCGCCGCAAAGACATCTCCGCCTACATCCGACACACAAACAATGCACTCTACAACCGGAAGAGCCACCATTCGGGGGTATTTCGAAGGATTTTTCTCCGAACTTCACACCAAATCGCTTCCAAACCGGCCGTTTGACTGGATTTGGTGTGAAGTGCCGTCTTTTCGGGGGTGGGCGGGGGTGGCGCACCCACCAGCGCCCATCAGCGCCCACCAGCGCCCGCCAACATCCGACACAAAATCAATGCACTCTAAAACCAGAAGAGCCGGTTTGCTGTATCAACAGTGCCAACCAGAACTATGGCTTTGGAATGTTACGTAGATTGGACTTCGCCATATCTACCATGTGGCCCACGCCGCCACCGAAAACTGTGCGCGTAGCTGCACGAGAGAAGCCCATCAGCATATCCATCGTGATGTTCGGTGGGATCGACAAAGCGTTAGGGTCAGTGACGATGTCGATCAGCACAGGACCGTCATAATCAAATGCTGCCTGAAGCTGCTGACGTGCCTTAGCTGGGTCCGTAATCTTAATGTGCTCGATACCCACTGCAGCAGCAATGGCATCAAAGTCCACATGCTCGTGATCAGTTTCGTGCTCTGGCATGCCCTGAACCAGCATTTCCAGCTTGACCATGCCCAGCGAGGAGTTGTTAAACACAACAGTCTTAATAGGAAGGTTGTGCAGCTTAACAGTGAGCAGCTCGCCCATGAGCATGCCGAGTCCGCCATCGCCAGAGAAGGTGACAACCTGACGTCTTGGGTTAGCAGCAGATGCGCCGATAGCCTGTGGCAGCGCATTCGCCATGGTGCCGTGGCGGAACGAGCCGATCATTTCACGCTTGCCATTAGGGGTGATGTAGCGAGCACCCCAAACGTTGCACATGCCGGTATCGATGGTGAATACGGCATCGTCGGCGGCGATTTCGTCGATAATGTTGGCCACAAATTCAGGGTGGATAGGGGTGTGCTTCTCCACGCCTGAGGTGTAGGCCTCGATCACGTCGTTAAGCTTGCGGTGATGCTTTTTCAGCATGCGGTCGAGGAAGGAACGGTCAGTCTTTTCCTCGATGTGCGGCAAGATGTTCGAAATTGTTGCGGCAACGTCGCCAACCACAGGGTGGCTGATGCGGGTGCGGCGACCGATGTGGGAGCCGTCGATGTCGATCTGTGCAACGTTCTTGCGTGGCAAGAAGTCGTTGTAGGGGAAGTCGGTGCCGAGGAGGATCAGCAGGTCGGCGTCGTTGGAAGCGTCGTGGCAGGCTCCGTAGCCGAGCAGGCCGGACATGCCCACGTCGAAAGGGTTGTCGTACTGGATGTACATTTTTCCGCCGAGCGCGTGGCCGATGGGTGCCTTGATCTTTTCTGCGAGTTCGAGGACTTCTTTTCGGGCGTAGCGCACGCCGGCACCACAGAACAAAGTGACGGTTTTGGCCTCGTTGATGGCTTTGACAAGGTCAGCGGCCTCAGCTGGGTCTGGGTACATGATGGGACGTGCGTTGGAGATCCGCGAACCGGTGAAGGTGTCGTCCTCCACGTCTTGCATGGTCACATCGCCTGGGAGGACCAGCACGGATACGCCTTTGCCAGCCATGGTCGACTGGATGGCGTGGTGCAAGATGACCTCGCCTTGGAGTGCAGAGTTGGCCATTTCGCAGTAGCCGGAGCACTCTGCAAAGAGGGCTTCTGGGTGGGTTTCTTGGAAGAAGTGTGAGCCGATTTGGCGTGAGGGAATGTGGCTGGCGATGGCGAGTACTTTGGCGCCGTTTCGGTTGGCGTCGTAAAGCCCTTGGACGAGGTGGGTATTTCCTGGGCCGCAGGAGGCTGCACAGACGGCTAGTTCGCCGGTGAGCAGGCTTTCTGCTTCTGCTGCGAAGGCTGCTGTTTCCTCATTGCGGACGTGGATCCATTCGATGTTGGAGGTGCGTACTGCGTCCACGATCGGGTTGAGGCTGTCTCCGACCAAACCATAGATGCGCTTTACTCCTTGGTTTTCCAAGCTTTCTACGATTTGTTCCGCAAAATTTTTTGCCATACTCGAAACCTTTCTTCTGTTGATACATCTATCATTCGCCCGATTTCCGCGGCGTCGCCACCTATCGACTCCAATCCCACACCGTCGCGGGAGTTGTGACAGAATCGACAGCATGCTCAAGCTTTTCGACGCCCCCCTCTTCCGCACCCTCAAACGAAGGCAAGAGGCGTCGACAGGCACCGCGACTATCGACGTCGCCGCAGCCCCCGCTCTCGCCCCCATCGCCCCCGTCGATCTGACCGACCGTGGGCAGGTCACAGGTGTTTTAGAGATCGCTGCGCGTATTGGTGAGATTCTCATCGTTGCGGGCACCACCAACTCAGATGCTTCCCGACAAGTGTCGGCGGTCACAGAATCTTTTGGACTCTGGAATTGCCACGTGGATATGACCTCAAACCGGATTCGTTTGTTTGCAAACATTTCCGATGATCGTCGAAATCCTGTCGCCGTAGTTCGCATCATCACCCCAGCAGCACAGAACTTCCGCAAGCTCATCCTAGTCGACCGCCTCATCCGCGACATCCACTCCGGCAAAGCGTCCCCCATTAACGCCGAAACACGCCTCGATGCCATCGACCGCTCCAAAGACCCCATGGGCCTGTTCGGCTTCGTCGCCTCCTTTGCCGTCATGTCTGGCGCCGTGACACTCCTTCTCGGCGGCGACATCCCCGTCGCTCTGATCTCCACCCTCGCCGGCGGCACCATCATGTGGATGAGCGCCAAACTTGGCGACCTCGGCCTACCCATCTTTTTCCAAAACACCGCCGGCGGAATCTTCGTCGCAATCCTTGCTACCGTCGCCTACAAATGGGGCCTCTTTTTCGGACTGCAACTTCGCCCCAGCATGATCATCGCCACCTCGATCATCGTGATGGTCGCA
This window encodes:
- a CDS encoding PspC domain-containing protein, producing the protein MFPQNKWHRSQKNKCIAGVCAGIAEVYETSANTVRIIYVIATLCGVPLVAVYLLQWLIYPKR
- a CDS encoding MFS transporter; the protein is MTSHSTPTGEKSAGLKSHDQRWIFLGIISLGLFVVGADNSVLYTALPALHVHLHTSELEGLWIINAYSLVLAGLLLGTGTLGDKIGHRRMFEIGLSVFAGASILAAVSPNAATLITARALLGIGASKMMPASLALLRITFTDIRERNTAIGIWGAVATLGAALGPVLGGFLLEHYYWGSIFLINVPVVIIALVGTYFMAPKNRPNPQRSWDFLSSMFAMFFMVGLVLLIKECAHTPISFAMLALGFALMAVGAALFWWRHLHLDEPLLRFGVFRNSLFSAGVLAATCAMLILSGTELLTTQRFQLAEGFTPLQAGLLSAATALAAFPSSIGGGAILHKVGFRPLISGGFLVMCTGGALTAFSVPHNTFPLLITGLLLCGFGAGMVMSVSSTAVIGSAPSRDSGMASAMEAVSYEFGSLISVALFGSLFSFFYSVNAPEEIAASFDQGLHHPELHINARLLMNESYATVIWIAAAIGLACALATAWLLRNNPKETEYAHE
- a CDS encoding TetR family transcriptional regulator; this encodes MRTNKKQQLLATAMDIVESDGLQGLTYDSLSTATGTSKSGLIYHFPSRRALEVELNKYSASLWTQALEDIAGAPPQQLDLPLRLKAIVINQSTSARRADLFLTLQSLPDPEIRRIWTDAWQPWSEGIAENSAALFILTLADGLWTSDHVNPTPLSATERQLIVEQACAFIDSVQWDSGRLPAHVDIVFPSYSFRSTSDSLSPSGLE
- a CDS encoding solute carrier family 23 protein, which produces MSAAPVHPVDAVPAAPKLVALGLQHVLAFYAGAVIVPLLIAASLNLDTATTIHLINADLLTCGIATLIQSVGIGKHVGVRLPIVQGVTTTAVAPIIAIGLGVTDGQGGVESLPTVYGAVIVAGLFTFFATPVFAKFLRFFPPVVTGSVLLVMGTSLLAVSANDFINYAEAQPETRDLFYAFGTLAVIILAQRFFRGFLGTLAVLIGLVSGTVVALLLGHANLDEVGNAAAFGITTPFYFGMPQFNITACFSMIIVMIITMVETTGDVFATGEIVKKRIRKSDVQRALRADGLSTFLGGVMNSFPYTCFAQNVGLVRITGVKSRWVAASAAGFMIILGLLPKAGAVVASIPSPVLGAASLALFANVAWVGLQTIAKTDLADSRNAAIVTTALGLAMLVTFKPSVAEAFPEWARIFVSSGMSIGAITAILLNLLFFHVGKQSGSAVARNVSGDGITLDEINALDRDEFVATLRPLFNKETWPLEQAWESRPFTDVHELREAIQVAVLTAPSEQRDALIHDYPDTSAVLLATDAESRAISADRGSLGINELDDVETQQVLELSKEYRERFGMPFVYFLDTNDTVASIVNAGLRRLANSDVQEHRVALTEIVEIANDRFDILLADANPVRSAWDRKFTEVE
- a CDS encoding pyruvate dehydrogenase — its product is MAKNFAEQIVESLENQGVKRIYGLVGDSLNPIVDAVRTSNIEWIHVRNEETAAFAAEAESLLTGELAVCAASCGPGNTHLVQGLYDANRNGAKVLAIASHIPSRQIGSHFFQETHPEALFAECSGYCEMANSALQGEVILHHAIQSTMAGKGVSVLVLPGDVTMQDVEDDTFTGSRISNARPIMYPDPAEAADLVKAINEAKTVTLFCGAGVRYARKEVLELAEKIKAPIGHALGGKMYIQYDNPFDVGMSGLLGYGACHDASNDADLLILLGTDFPYNDFLPRKNVAQIDIDGSHIGRRTRISHPVVGDVAATISNILPHIEEKTDRSFLDRMLKKHHRKLNDVIEAYTSGVEKHTPIHPEFVANIIDEIAADDAVFTIDTGMCNVWGARYITPNGKREMIGSFRHGTMANALPQAIGASAANPRRQVVTFSGDGGLGMLMGELLTVKLHNLPIKTVVFNNSSLGMVKLEMLVQGMPEHETDHEHVDFDAIAAAVGIEHIKITDPAKARQQLQAAFDYDGPVLIDIVTDPNALSIPPNITMDMLMGFSRAATRTVFGGGVGHMVDMAKSNLRNIPKP
- the thrE gene encoding threonine/serine exporter ThrE — its product is MLKLFDAPLFRTLKRRQEASTGTATIDVAAAPALAPIAPVDLTDRGQVTGVLEIAARIGEILIVAGTTNSDASRQVSAVTESFGLWNCHVDMTSNRIRLFANISDDRRNPVAVVRIITPAAQNFRKLILVDRLIRDIHSGKASPINAETRLDAIDRSKDPMGLFGFVASFAVMSGAVTLLLGGDIPVALISTLAGGTIMWMSAKLGDLGLPIFFQNTAGGIFVAILATVAYKWGLFFGLQLRPSMIIATSIIVMVAGLTLVQAIQNGVTAAPISGTARLFDAIIITAGIVAGIAIGASLAATLGYPLPPVETLPVPNLASQTVRVIGSTLASAAFARSCYADWPSVVISGVTAMMGSSLFYFVLVPTGVNDITATATTAVIIGLVGGLLGRRYQIPPLVISIAGITPLLPGSAIYRGLFGLLNEQILVGFSNLTYAFAAATALSAGVVFGEWIARRLRRPPSLAHYRKVAVRIMRARRRNVFD